A stretch of DNA from Solenopsis invicta isolate M01_SB chromosome 5, UNIL_Sinv_3.0, whole genome shotgun sequence:
GAAAACACTTGCGCGATCAATATCTACTGGCACGTACACACACTCCACTGTTACATTAGCAAACAACCGAATCGACGCTACTCATGCGGGATGTACTCAAGGCAATTTATTCTCCTCTCACTTCTCATTTGAGCTTACCGGCACCGCTGCTCGCCGCGGTGGAGGTGTTCATTCCGGAATTCTTCAGTATCTCGATGAGCTCGCAACGAAAAGCGCTGATGTCTTGTTTGATTTCGTTCACGTCGTCCTCCGTGACACCCTCGCCTTCCGTCTTGCGTTGCTCGACGGTGACGTATCGTCTTACCAAATTCCTCATGATACTCTGATACCTGAAGTCCCGCTCGGACGCTTGTTTGACCTTTCGCTAAGGCGAGAATCAGAAATCGAAACCCGTCAGCTTCAAAAGTTTTCGTTATAAAGCACACATCACGCTTTATATAGTACGCCCCAGATTTGCCAAGTCACTATATCACGGATTCTGTACTAGATTTTCCGTTAGCAAGAACGTCAAACGTATGTTACGACTTATTTTTAATCTCGAGCATCGTgtgtctaaaaataattaattacctCGAAGTATATGTGCGAAATATCAGCCACCGAGTTGTATAGCGATTGAAGTTAAAAGTTTTCCAAACAACACAGctaaataacgtaaaaaattgTGCCAGACTTGAAAAGCTTTTAATCGTAACAACCTGATAAGAGGATTCCTCGTTTTTGTTTGAGAATTGCTTTTAAGCCCTTCGAGGAATCTACAGATAAGACTTCGTGAGAGTCTAAAAAGCTTTGTATATACCTATACTGCGAGCTGTAGTTGCGCGCGACAGCGAAACGGTCGCGACTACTAACGACAAAACTTTCCCTTAGATTTAATGTCCCTTGCAAGtgttctgaaaaaaaaagatgcgcGAACTTTTGCCTTTTGACACTTGAGAAATTCCCGCTCTAAATATTCCCGCCACATAAGAACCTAATTTTAAAATCCAAAACgaagacggagagagagagcctgggagaaattcgtaaaaagcATTCCCTGCACGATAGAATACATATTTCAATATCCTCCAGCGTTCGCGAATCCCCTCGCGATACGCTAGCATTGACATCTTATTCTGCAGCTCGCGTTGCATTGTGCAAGCGACAAAAATTCCGTTTCAAAAAGTGATGGAGGATCGACCCTCCGGGGAATTTTCTCTCAAAGGTGACGCGCAGCACGGCGCAGCGCGGCGGCTGGCGTCGCGCGAATGCTATTCTAGTATTGTGAAAATCCGAGAATTCTCGTTTCCTACCCTGATTGTTCGCATGTGTTCCTTCTTGGCCGCCCTGCTGTGTCCACAGAGCTTTCGATATACCCATTGTATGATGTACCAGGCGCTCTTCGGGGTTGGTATGATGTTAAACGGCGGCGGAGCGGTACCACCCTCTTCGAAATAGCTGATCCAGAGTTTGCTTCTCGCGAACTTCCACTCGACGTCGGCGCGTTCCTAATTACGAGCAGCGAATCACCCCGCTAATTAATTTCGGCTAGTTATAGATGTGAAAGGTACGCTGAGGTATGATTTACCGCTTATTTTCCCAATTCCGTTTTAGCATTCTAAGAAATTTCTCGTGCTCGCTTTTGTTAATTTTCACGGAGAATGAATGTCGCTTCCATCGTATTATTAATCCATTTTAAAGCGACATTTAACGCGAGTAAAGTTTAAAGCTTATTCTCTCATTGTTCTCGTCTTCTTCGTTAGATTACACCTCATATATACGCGATAACctttgcaaataaatttcgCACAAAATACTGCACTTACCGAAATTAGTTGATAGGAATGATTCATCATGGCGATCAGGAGATTCAGGAGAACGACGATGTTAATAACCGAATAAGTACCGAACATCAGCATGCCCCAGAACCTGGTGTACTCTTTGATGCCGTCCAGTTCAAAGCTGTCGAGGTCCACCAAGCCGAATACCGCCCAGAAGAGTGTTTGTATTGTCTCAAACAGACTGCCCGCGAAATTCATTTtgcatattatcaaaaatataaatcataataaactatttatatatataaattgatcaTTTAAAATACtactgttatttttattaataatacgagaaaataataaacaaaaaattgtttgtttcgAAGGAAATATTGGGATAGCATATATTGTGATAGACAGTATTTTTTCATGCTTACTATTTTACCAGGTTTTAAAactatcagttttttttttaaataaataacatattttcacTAACGTGATAAAGTAGGCCATAAAAAAAGCCAAATTTAACTGTACAGAATATATTgactttaaacataaaaaattatttaaatgtaattttttcaacatattCTATATggttaaaattatcttttttttttttaataaactacattgctacattaatgaaaatataccattccatttttaaaacatcttttctTCGTATTTACGTTTACAAAATCTAACgtctataaaatctttataaagtatttttaagagCAACTTTATGTCATAATTATCTGAAATCTAAAGTAACGTTAATCTTTATCCTTTTCCTCCTTTTGCTTCAAAGATTCCGAGAAAAATTGCACTTCTTCTggtttatatatatgttataaaaaaaaaataaatattcctaTAAAAAGACTGTCATTGCGTACTTTGCAAATCGGCGCCAAACGGTGCACGCGTTGGGATCGGCATTGGAGAGGCTAACATTACCATGCGACATCGCTGAGGGACATTGTTTTTTCTCCATATCGGCGTAGTACCAGAGAAGTTGATTGAGACCTGCAAGAAATTTccttttacattaattttacgcAATGTATCTCATATCGCGGCACAGCTATTTCAATTACCGCACGAGAAGGCGAAGAGAACCAGCACGTAGAGGAAGAAGAATTTCATAATGTCCGTGACCATCCTCGAAAGGGAAACTTGCAGCGGACCGAGATGAGGATTCACGGAGAATATGTAGACGAGCTTTAACGAACTGTAACGCAACATTATTCATTACTTTTAATCCGGATAATACCGAAGTGctaataatttcttacattaaCTTTCTCCCAGCCTAGCTTTTACGTTACGTCGCGTTGGCCGTCCGACGTAATCAAAGATTCATTTGCACTTTAAGCGCGATGCACTTGGTCATTCGCATTCAAAGCACGTTCTAAACGCGTTCCCATGAATTTCAAAGCTATCGCAACTGGAGATCGTAATTGAGAGCCATCGCGATATGTTATAATTCGTTTTATTATCTTGCGGAGGAGAGAATGAAAAGATTTAGTTCATGGTGTTTACGGGGTCTACGGAAAAGGAAATTAATTCCAGCTTCTCGCAATCGCATCCTAATCTCGAGTCCCGTATACATCGACAACGGGGATAGACGATCGGGCAATCGCGATTTATTACCTGAAGATGTTGGCGGCGGAGAAGAGGCCCTCGGAGATGAGCATCGGATCCCAAGTGTCCCACTCCTCACGCTGAAGCTCGATCAGAGGTCTCGATCCCCCGATCTCCTTCTCCTTTTGCACCCTGAAGTAAGCTACGATCCTGAGTGCCACCGTGGCTACGTACAGCGAGTTTGTTACGAAGTCAATCACGTTCCACATATCGTTCACGTACTCCTCCAGGCCCACGTCCCACAATTGTTTCACCTCCGACCAGATCAAGCCCCACACCCAGGCCAATATAAACCTACGACCCATTACGGCCATCTGATTTTCAATCTTATTGCCGAACGAAAGAAATAGCGGCACGCCAAATCGCGCCTGTTAGCGCAATTTATTCATCAACGAATCCCGCACCTTGTATAAATCGATCGACATCGTCCGAAATTTATTCGGAGAAGTTAGCACCTCCTCAACCGCCTGATGGCAAACGATCTTTCTTTTTCACCCTTCTTTCTTCAATCAAtcttttattatcataattgCTCGCTgtacttattgatttattttcgCGCGAAGGCAAAATCTCAGTGACATCTTATTAATAACATGCCAAATTGAACGCAAAATCAGTCTGCCGAGGCGaacataaatttgcaatatGACAGGTCTTGATCACCTCATTTCGATCTCGTCATCGTGAACGGGAGGAGGGAAAAAAAACCTTCGAGATTGAACCCGCGTCTCTCAAAGTTTATCTCGTTTACCACCAGACTTACTGTGTATATACTGTGCTTCTATGTTCTATATTACCGTGTTCCGCATGAACGGAGAGTGCCATAAGCCGGTAGATATTACACGGATTTTGCCCAGCTTTTCCTGCTCCTCTCCTTTCTTATTTACGTactttttctttcacttttaCAATTTCCTATCAAAATTACTTGGATATTTCGCGTATAAAATCTCTCTCGCTGTTACGCTCCTCAGCATCGGAGTAAAACGCAAATCGCGTTTACGAATAATAACACGCAACGCGATTATGTGCGCAAAATTGAGGGAAGTCTTACCATTCTACGATGGTTGGTGCGGCACCTCTTTTGGTCGGCGTTGGTTGCTCCTGGACGTCCTCTACGTCTTCCTCGTGCCCCATCCAATTAAAGATCACGCTCTCTATCCGCTGACTAGCCAGAATTAACATGACTGCGCAGAGGCAAAATTATGCGCATTCATCATCGTTAAAAATTCAGAACATTTCGTAATTTGAACGTAGGGTCGTAACAGTAATAATAGATCGTGCGACTTGAGTCGCGAGATAGAATTCATTTCAGCAGAGATTTAATTCGCAGGGATTTAATATCGCAGATTTTTTAACGGTAGAAATTAGAAGAGAGTTAAAGAACGTTTAATTTCCTACGAAAATTCTTTCAAACGGAAAAGGGTTTATCTGTATTTTAGATCGAAACTGATTacaatatctaataaaattttccccGTAGCGTAAATACATAATCGACGTCAGATAACCAAGTCAATGATGTATCGTTCGTGCTCGGGCGAGCAATTAATCTCGCGGCAGTAATGCTTCTTAGACGTCTGAATTCCGCACATTAGTGCACGACTATTATTGGTAGCCGCACCGAAAGGTATTTGTAAACTGTTTGACGTTCGCCGTCGTAGATGTTTGATCTGCCAACGTGCCGGGAAGTTAAATACGCCGTAAGAAACGCTGTTTGAGGTGTCGCTCTCCTTCCCAAATACTTCCGCAGAGATGAGTCACGCCGTAAACGCGTGAAATTATTCGGTCGTTGCACACCAAATGTCGGATTCCGGAAATctttagtttataaaataaatgtcttgTTTCTCTGTTTCTTTGTCCGGTAATAAATCTAGTATAATCGTCAAAATAAATCTTTCGATGCTAGAGACTATACAaatttttcgacatttttatttcactttttcattgtattataaatttcggaacttaaaatattaagaaattcaCATAACATTACTGTACGATTTTAAAATAGAGTAGTTGCAGTTTAAAACATAAAGCATACATTTCCTACATAGACTATTTCCTCATTTCCATTTTTAActcaaaaaagtttataaaaatggttttcccaattattattttgcgagaaatatttttaaacgtaattttcatttatcttgTTATCTCTCGAATAATACTTGAAAATTGTTGATATAAAAccgatattttatttgtaacgaCCCAATAATATATTCGCTTGTATGCATGTAAATCAGACAGAAACGcgttcatttaaataattgttctttttctcCTTTAACAGATAGAAAATTTAACTGCTTGGAAAAGCAAGATTCATGTTTTGCTAATTTCGTAAAAACTTCCCCGCGTAATTATTTCATTAGCAGGATAACGTGACGgagcaaaattttaattgtctCATAAATTAATGAAGTGCCGCAACAAAGAATTTAAGGTGATGGAAGGTATAAATGTCTAAAAATATTCGACGAAATACTTTAGAactttgagatttttttaaaacattctattgccaaaaaaaaaaaaaaaaataggttattTCAAAACAGCTAAATCAAATATATTGCGTCAATTTCGGCATATTCACTTTCCCTGCACGGTAAATAACGCCGTCGAGTTCAGAATCAACTTACGGTATTTGTGTAATGATTACTTCAAACGATTTTCACGCACCGATTAGAAATTACCTGTCCCAATTATTTAAAACGATTTTGTGTATCAAAACAAAACGCTATTTCGGCAAGCGCAGTCGTAATTGGAGACCGGAAAGAGAAATGTTTGTAAGAATGGGTGGCCAAGTATCAAGTTGATTCAGCGGTGCCACTGATATTTCCAGAAATCAACCGGATATTTGGGTCACGCTGATCAAGTGCGCCGAACAATCTAGGAAATGGCAGGTTACGGCCGGATGTCGTGCCAAGTGGTTGGATTTAAAGCGTGACATGAAATCGCCCCGGGTGTGAAACGGCTAGTCTGTTATCGAAATGTTTCATACGTCTCGCACGCGTCGTTTCACGCATCTTAGCTCTtctttgcatatatatatatatatattttttttttagtactaaAAAAGTGCTTTACACGCGATTTAAAATTCGCAACTGGGTTTCATCTGAACGAAATTACGTCGCAATGTAATTATCTCGTGAGAGATGAAGGTGTACTTACATAGAAAAGTGAAATACGACGCGGAATGACAGATGAATTTGATAAATGGCTTCCTCATGGTTTGGCCGATTATGCTGTGAGGCGCGATGATATACGCTACGCTGAAGAACGGGAAGAGGACGCCGATTCTGACGATTTCCAGCGCTTGAAGGAACATGTTCTTCCTTCGGAACCCCGGCAGACCCTCGTACCAGATCGATGCCAATAGCTGCTGCACGTTAGGATGCGCCACGAACTGGAAATATCCAGGTAACGGTGATATTGACCGACAGTTTCCGGTCGTGCGATTAGGAGAAGGTGGTAGCCATTCTCGCGCAATCGGAGTTTGAACCGTCATTATTCTAACCGTTGTCCCTAATTATTACGTCTTAACGTCTTAACGTCTGGCGTCTCGGCACGTTCATCTAATCAAAGCTCGATTATTTCTGCGTCAGTAATGCTTCAAGAGTCACGATAATCTTGCAATAATTGCGACAAAGTTGTAGACGTACCGTCAGACACTTTACGTGTGTGcctcaagttaaaaaaaaaacttttgataAATTCGATTTAAGAAATAGCGCAGTCATTTAaacttttatgaaataattttatgaaataatcctcgtaaatgtgatttttttttaggacaaaaatctatttctagtaattgagtataatttaaaaaaataattttaggagTTATCTGGTTTTTTTTCTTGCACTCCATACCTTCTTCTGTCTCAGCTTAATTGCTAATTTTAAACGGTTGAGATGCATTCTCTCTCCGTGTTCAAAAGCTGGTCCCGTTGGGTCGTGATTCAGCAGGACTTCGAGCTCGTAGGAACTTCTAGTGTGGTCCAGCAATGCGGTCGCGAAATCTTGGCACTGTCTTCGGAGCTCCTGAAATCACGACAGTTGCCGCTGATCGCAACACTGCGAAATTGCAATTTCGAAAACACGAAGCATTCCCTCCGCGAAGCATCTAATTTCGCGAGATCGCAAATGATAATAATTCTCCTAATTTTCGGTCCGCAGGGATCTCGGTTGCAATTTCTCGATTTTCCTGAAGGAAATTCGACGAATTCTTCGACGTTGTCGTTCCGCGCGCGCGTGTTGGGAATTGCCGAGGGATCCGAGAAAGAATTCACGCGCCCTGACAAAGCCAGTGCAGCGGCTGATCGAACTTCCAGGCTTTCTGCAAGGTCGACAAGCGCTCGAGATCCTATCCTAATCGTTCGCCAATCTTGCCCCGAGTCCAATTGAATTCTCGTCACGTTCTCACGCGGATATAACAGTTTCCGTGATGTGTCCCGCATTGTTAGCCGACATAAACCGAGAATCGCCACAGGACGATACACCACGGTTCATAAAGAGGCAAGAGGAGAAAGTCGTTCGGCTATAATCTATTTTCGATCGCCGGACAAATGATGCGCGATACGAACATTATTCATCGtggttgaaaatttatttttcgaaatatttcacCATCTCAGAGAGCACAACAGTTTCCCACTTCGAATCGTTGCTCGGAAAAATTGCTCCTTTGATCGTGCGACTCGGCTTTTCTCGCgtcgttatttttttacaatacgaTACGTGATACAAAAGAAGCCAGAGAGCAGTAACCGATGTGATTGTAAGGTTACACACATCTCCTATCCTCGGAGAAGACCGTTATTTCAAATTATCTGCGACGCCAAGTTGCGGGCCTTCTATTTTAACGATGTCGTAAACTGAAGTTATCGCGCGGTACATGAAGATACACGCAACGCGATATTTAACGTGCCCGTCAATGTTTTCCCATGAAGTATGCTCCTCTTCGACACACATGCAGATATATCAACCGACGGTGTTCAAGCTGCGTTTAAAGTGGATAAGggcttacaaataaaattaagttggaaaatgaagaataaataaagataaagtgagagagagagagaatgaaagaaAAGCGGAGAAGCATTCCCGGCAATTTATCAAGCTTCGTTCACTTTACTCTCGAGGTCGTCTTCATCGCGCTGTTCCTCAAGATCGACACTTGAGAGATGGGGATGATACAACAGCAGAATAGAGGCAAAAAGGCGGAGTTTTCCAAAGAAAAAGTGAGTGAATGAGGTACAGAGTGTCTCTCAAAGAAACGAGACTGATGACGGGGTCGAAAGGAGGGCCGAGGAGGAAACCGGAACGTTGACGAGGCTGAAAGGGAGAACAAGGGCGTGGCAGGGTGAAACTAAAGTAACTCGATAGCGCCACTTGCTCGGTGTATTGCTACTACGAAGTGCGATTTATGCGTGTATAAATCAAAAGTTGCTCGAGCATGGTGAGCACTTAAACTTTCGCCACTTAAGCACCGTAGGTAAGAGGCAGGAAAGTGGGAAGGAGAGAAGTTAACGTGAAACGTAAGAAATACACTCAAGCCGAGCTCGAGAGTCGAAGGGAATGGAAAGGAAAGCACGGACATTTGCACGACCGCTAAATTAAGGAAAACACGTGTTAACTGCCGTGCCTCGCAAAAAACCGAGATAAATTTGTTTCGCGAAAACGGGATACCGCTGTGTGCGAGAAAGAAACATCGCCGAGGAGCAACGCGTGTGTCTTAATCCGCAGTCTGGAGAATGAGCGAGCTGTCTGAAGAAGTCAGCATTTAACTATTACATATTCGTGATGTAGGAAAAATTATCGATAGTAATTTTAgcaaaagtttaaacgtttaataCTGTCAGCTCTCTTCTTTGGCTTCTTCCGAAATCAATCAGTACAAGATGTCACACGCATTCCTGTGCGTTTagagcaattaaaattaaaaataaatgcaataactTTACGCTTTTCAAAAACGCTAATTGTGATGTCGAATTCGTCAAAGTAATAACTATTAGATAGTTGCATGTAAAACGTCcattttatatgattttcatTTCTGAGAAAATAATGTATGTTTGTAATTGAAGGGATTTAgtaatatctttctctttctctctcatataTATATCGTTCAGAATAAAAAGTTACTTAGTAATTTTGCTCCAATTAACGCaggaaatttaaaaagattaaatcatAATCgtgttttcatatttatattttaaaagttaaatttttttacattaatattcattattttccaTCTTCCTGCGTGCAAGCTTTTTTTGTACAGTAAATTTTTCCTTTAATGTCACATCTGACTTTAAGTGTAATAGTACACAGTAGTTTGGATGAGATCAAAGTcatatgaaaatattacataaattttccaAGTCTCACTACATTTTCCCGAGTTTAATACTGAAAAATTGCAAACATTTCACAGCaattaaaatacgttttttgtaaataaaacgtgccatatattttataaacatcgTGCGACGTATTTTGCCTGCTGCGCACTCGACATTTCACATGCAAAAATCAAGTGGACAAGATCACATTGTGTTCAAATGATGATATACGCAAATAACAAATGGCATCAATTTCTTGCCTGATACTCGATCTTGAATTCGTGCTCCAAGAATGAGAGCCGTCGAAGTTCCCAGGAGAGCTCGAAAGCAGTCAGGATGGGATCTTTAGACGACAGTGCTATCAAGGACGGCGACGCCAACGCCCGATAGGCGTTTATTCGGCTCCTCGAATGCCTTAGGGAATCCTCCATCCTCGATGTCACGCACTCGTCGCATCTGGAATAAATAACAAATGGCAACAACAAGCCGAAATGAAAACGGCTTGGTACCGCCACCAAGTTTCCCGCTATTTCCCAGGGCGGCTGTGTGTCTCGCGACGTTACATCATCTTTTACGCCAACTGAGATCTCTTTTATCAACATTTCGACCGTTTTACACCGCGCGAGCGACGGGAAATCCATGTTTCGAATTGAGAGAGAATTGGCCGCTGTTTCTTTTTGCGTCTCGAGTTTATAGACAAAACAAGTAGCTTTAAACATACAAAGCGGGAGggactttaaataatatttttcgcgtAAATTTTGAAGCGAAGAAACGCTATTTCTCGAACAAAAGCTGTGGCACTATGGGTGATGAATGTAAGTACTCTGCACTCGGTACAGCTTTTGTCCGAAAAATGGTACCTCTTCACGCGAAACACtcatgaaaaatattgttattcaaAACTGCCTCGTGTTTAAAACTAATACTCCATATCTCTCTCGTTCGTACGAATGTACGTTTTAACCAGGCAAGCA
This window harbors:
- the LOC105195362 gene encoding transient receptor potential-gamma protein isoform X2, translated to MASDATRGRFSVAGGFLRGTAGQHVNFDPEAPPMPPIHVVQTTCLLERPEIDKKVKRHSIHGMMEEENVVRPHQEMASLSLQEKKYLLAVERGDVASVRRMLQKAHEADININCVDPLGRSALLMAIDNENLEMVELLIEHKVETKDALLHAISEEFVEAVEVLLEHEETLHRNGEPHSWEALPPDTATFTPDITPLILAAHRDNYEIIKILLDRGSTLPMPHDVRCGCDECVTSRMEDSLRHSRSRINAYRALASPSLIALSSKDPILTAFELSWELRRLSFLEHEFKIEYQELRRQCQDFATALLDHTRSSYELEVLLNHDPTGPAFEHGERMHLNRLKLAIKLRQKKFVAHPNVQQLLASIWYEGLPGFRRKNMFLQALEIVRIGVLFPFFSVAYIIAPHSIIGQTMRKPFIKFICHSASYFTFLFMLILASQRIESVIFNWMGHEEDVEDVQEQPTPTKRGAAPTIVEWFILAWVWGLIWSEVKQLWDVGLEEYVNDMWNVIDFVTNSLYVATVALRIVAYFRVQKEKEIGGSRPLIELQREEWDTWDPMLISEGLFSAANIFSSLKLVYIFSVNPHLGPLQVSLSRMVTDIMKFFFLYVLVLFAFSCGLNQLLWYYADMEKKQCPSAMSHGNVSLSNADPNACTVWRRFANLFETIQTLFWAVFGLVDLDSFELDGIKEYTRFWGMLMFGTYSVINIVVLLNLLIAMMNHSYQLISERADVEWKFARSKLWISYFEEGGTAPPPFNIIPTPKSAWYIIQWVYRKLCGHSRAAKKEHMRTIRRKVKQASERDFRYQSIMRNLVRRYVTVEQRKTEGEGVTEDDVNEIKQDISAFRCELIEILKNSGMNTSTAASSGAGAGGKKNRQKERRLMKGFNIGPQPGGSGSLPPVAEFIASLQQAQQENTHELFGSTLSGIFGPATTAKRSPHHTSTNSMPGLASGSRPSHGTRSSSRKKRWGTLIEAAKAGRVSRLIGRSRSEDSVYSPASEDGGSRSEGSSDSKSSLEGAGHDVQNGQHPHHSQSHHSHHEAHHMFTHGLGPALAALRKKRKKFSASRSSTPAMTSSTNTNPADSSTTSSVATVLTARISSKKKQLQRASSVPTRGPELTPQSSITSSQWQEVTQSQRQPDINVEMIINERINAQQGAPLPLTTEENVVASGSTSITAKRNGSAAQLQRLPGIEPISGHDVSAGWL
- the LOC105195362 gene encoding transient receptor potential-gamma protein isoform X3 codes for the protein MASDATRGRFSVAGGFLRGTAGQHVNFDPEAPPMPPIHVVQTTCLLERPEIDKKVKRHSIHGMMEEENVVRPHQEMASLSLQEKKYLLAVERGDVASVRRMLQKAHEADININCVDPLGRSALLMAIDNENLEMVELLIEHKVETKDALLHAISEEFVEAVEVLLEHEETLHRNGEPHSWEALPPDTATFTPDITPLILAAHRDNYEIIKILLDRGSTLPMPHDVRCGCDECVTSRMEDSLRHSRSRINAYRALASPSLIALSSKDPILTAFELSWELRRLSFLEHEFKIEYQELRRQCQDFATALLDHTRSSYELEVLLNHDPTGPAFEHGERMHLNRLKLAIKLRQKKFVAHPNVQQLLASIWYEGLPGFRRKNMFLQALEIVRIGVLFPFFSVAYIIAPHSIIGQTMRKPFIKFICHSASYFTFLFMLILASQRIESVIFNWMGHEEDVEDVQEQPTPTKRGAAPTIVEWFILAWVWGLIWSEVKQLWDVGLEEYVNDMWNVIDFVTNSLYVATVALRIVAYFRVQKEKEIGGSRPLIELQREEWDTWDPMLISEGLFSAANIFSSLKLVYIFSVNPHLGPLQVSLSRMVTDIMKFFFLYVLVLFAFSCGLNQLLWYYADMEKKQCPSAMSHGNVSLSNADPNACTVWRRFANLFETIQTLFWAVFGLVDLDSFELDGIKEYTRFWGMLMFGTYSVINIVVLLNLLIAMMNHSYQLISERADVEWKFARSKLWISYFEEGGTAPPPFNIIPTPKSAWYIIQWVYRKLCGHSRAAKKEHMRTIRRKVKQASERDFRYQSIMRNLVRRYVTVEQRKTEGEGVTEDDVNEIKQDISAFRCELIEILKNSGMNTSTAASSGADGSLKELSVGAGGKKNRQKERRLMKGFNIGPQPGGSGSLPPVAEFIASLQQAQQENTHELFGSTLSGIFGPATTAKRSPHHTSTNSMPGLASGSRPSHGTRSSSRKKRWGTLIEAAKAGRVSRLIGRSRSEDSVYSPASEDGGSRSEGSSDSKSSLEGAGHDVQNGQHPHHSQSHHSHHEAHHMFTHGLGPALAALRKKRKKFSASRSSTPAMTSSTNTNPADSSTTSSVATVLTARISSKKKQLQRASSVPTRGPELTPQSSITSSQWQEVTQSQRQPDINVEMIINERINAQQGEPILRGILFHDSVCPTAVDH
- the LOC105195362 gene encoding transient receptor potential-gamma protein isoform X1; translated protein: MASDATRGRFSVAGGFLRGTAGQHVNFDPEAPPMPPIHVVQTTCLLERPEIDKKVKRHSIHGMMEEENVVRPHQEMASLSLQEKKYLLAVERGDVASVRRMLQKAHEADININCVDPLGRSALLMAIDNENLEMVELLIEHKVETKDALLHAISEEFVEAVEVLLEHEETLHRNGEPHSWEALPPDTATFTPDITPLILAAHRDNYEIIKILLDRGSTLPMPHDVRCGCDECVTSRMEDSLRHSRSRINAYRALASPSLIALSSKDPILTAFELSWELRRLSFLEHEFKIEYQELRRQCQDFATALLDHTRSSYELEVLLNHDPTGPAFEHGERMHLNRLKLAIKLRQKKFVAHPNVQQLLASIWYEGLPGFRRKNMFLQALEIVRIGVLFPFFSVAYIIAPHSIIGQTMRKPFIKFICHSASYFTFLFMLILASQRIESVIFNWMGHEEDVEDVQEQPTPTKRGAAPTIVEWFILAWVWGLIWSEVKQLWDVGLEEYVNDMWNVIDFVTNSLYVATVALRIVAYFRVQKEKEIGGSRPLIELQREEWDTWDPMLISEGLFSAANIFSSLKLVYIFSVNPHLGPLQVSLSRMVTDIMKFFFLYVLVLFAFSCGLNQLLWYYADMEKKQCPSAMSHGNVSLSNADPNACTVWRRFANLFETIQTLFWAVFGLVDLDSFELDGIKEYTRFWGMLMFGTYSVINIVVLLNLLIAMMNHSYQLISERADVEWKFARSKLWISYFEEGGTAPPPFNIIPTPKSAWYIIQWVYRKLCGHSRAAKKEHMRTIRRKVKQASERDFRYQSIMRNLVRRYVTVEQRKTEGEGVTEDDVNEIKQDISAFRCELIEILKNSGMNTSTAASSGADGSLKELSVGAGGKKNRQKERRLMKGFNIGPQPGGSGSLPPVAEFIASLQQAQQENTHELFGSTLSGIFGPATTAKRSPHHTSTNSMPGLASGSRPSHGTRSSSRKKRWGTLIEAAKAGRVSRLIGRSRSEDSVYSPASEDGGSRSEGSSDSKSSLEGAGHDVQNGQHPHHSQSHHSHHEAHHMFTHGLGPALAALRKKRKKFSASRSSTPAMTSSTNTNPADSSTTSSVATVLTARISSKKKQLQRASSVPTRGPELTPQSSITSSQWQEVTQSQRQPDINVEMIINERINAQQGAPLPLTTEENVVASGSTSITAKRNGSAAQLQRLPGIEPISGHDVSAGWL